The Rhododendron vialii isolate Sample 1 chromosome 1a, ASM3025357v1 region GCATCTCATGACTTCTAATGCGAATCTCCTCCTCTGACATGAACTCAGAGGTGGCACCCTTGTCGCGATTATTTGACCATTCATCAAAGGGGTTGATATTGGAGTGATGAACGGATGAGCCAATGGTCTGGAACGACGTTGACAATTGCGAAGGACCAAGTGCTAAGCCCCCCTTGTTATCGAAactgttgttttgaatttggtgAGTAGGGCTGATTTGCTGATCATGCAGTGGGAAGAGACTACTGTCAAACTGGCTACGGGAATTGGAATTGAGAAACTGTGAGGGGTATCTAGTAGCCAGATTGTCATTGTAACCTGAAGCTGGGAATAGGAAATgtgaaaagatataattaattgctGTATTACATACTTCCATACATAATGAAAAAGAATTAACAAAAATCACCAGAAAAAGAGTCTGCTTCACGTGACAGTAATTGACGACTTCTGGTGTGTGCGTGTGTCTGGGATGTGAGCAAATATCTGTGGGTGTGGGGatgcgtgcgtgtgtgtgtgagagagagagagagagagagaatggtgtATGACTGTATGTGGTGAAAGTTCACAGAACATGTTATCTTTTCCGTACCCATTTTGAACTTGGTAGTATCAAGTGCAGTGAAATCATAATAGATAAACTGGCTAATATTTTCACAAGAATGCTGAGGATTTATCCATCAAACAGGAACAACACGAAACACGAGAAAATTGAGGCTTCAACAACTGATACAAGATTCATGGATAGGACTAAAAGACAATAAGATGAGCCCAACACCTGGACACATACCCGTATAGCAGAAACGAGTACCCAAGTCCACATAAGAAAGTTTAACAGTCTGTCGAACAGTTTGGTACCACCTAGTCATTAACAGCCTAAGAAACTTTTGTTTCTTCATGTTTTCTTTCTGGTAAGGCTATTACTAAGTAgagtaaacaaagaaaaaaggaaaaacaatgaAAGATATTTTCTACATAAAGAGAGCATGCTTACCTCCAATTAGAAGACTTGAATCCATCAGAGTCTGCTCCGAAGGAATTGAACCAGGTAAACGTGGTTGAGTAAGCTGGTTATCCAAAGCATTAGGATAATCAACTGGGCCCATCGGAAGTTCGTTCCGAGATGACCTCTTATTTTGTTTGACACTCAAAAGGGACTTGCCATCATACTCGACAACTTGGTTCCAGTTATCATATGCTTTCTTCACCAGAGTATCAACATCTACCTGcggcaacaaaattttacagCTTTCCATAAGCATTGCGTTTCTAATTATAAGCTTCTCATTTTCCACCTTCCATTTCCACTTCATCTCATTACGTTAGTTTGAAGAAACACCCTCAATCACACCTCAGCAAATGCACTGGCTCATGATTCACAATGACAAAAGTTCCCATCAAACATTGGGTTTAAAGATGAGTAGTTACTGAAAAGTGGTCAAACATATGATCAATAATACTAACACTggcgccaaaaaaaaaaaagagccctGGTGCACTAAACAATGGCATTATTTGGTTTGAAGAAGCTTATGGGATCAGAAATTTGTTTTAATAGCACAAAAATTGCACCCATATATCACACAAACCTTCTGTGTGTCAGAAAGGGAGTCAGCCGAGAAAAACTGTTCACCAGATATAAGGCCACTAAGCTCGTAAATATTGTTAAAAACAACACCAGCATATCTCGAGTCATCAGGATAATAGACATACAGCTTCCCACCCAAGACGCAAGTCTTTGCATGTTCAATAAGAGCATCCCACATCTTATTTGACATACCACTGCCAAGAATCTATGAACAGAAGAATAAGTCAGTAGATTATTATAAACCAAGGAACTCTTATGCTGAAAACAACACATAAACTTACATTTCGTAGCTTTTGGGAGTCTCTGACAACAAGTCGGAGGAAGTCTTCAACCGAGAAAATACCTGCTTTATTCAGCCTCTTGTGGAATGACCCATCCTTGCCTATCTTTTCCAATCTCCACACTTCATCATTAAATGTAGGCGGGTAGTGCTTCTTGTATACTGTAAATGAAAATCCAAAGTTAACACCAACATACCATGCAACCCACAAAACGAATTTAGACAAAATCGAAAGAAAACTGAACAGCCTACATTCCCCTCTGTGATCCTTAACAGTGAAAGCTTCTGTCTTGGCCTCGCGTATACGCATGCCCTCACAAAAGCCTGTGGCAACCTTAAGGCCAAGCCTGAACTTCCTGCTCCTTATCCAACTTGAGTTATCAGTAAAAGTAAGCTCTCCCAGCGTTCCCACCCCTTCTTTGAGCGTTACTTGGAGGTCACCAGTTAAGAGTGGTCTCTTTCCTTCACGCTCTTTCACAACATGGCTCTCAAATTCTTCTTGGATCCAGCCTTCATCATCTTCATTGTTGAAATCACCTTCGAGCACAACCACATCGAGCTTCACAGAGGATTCATTTCCAGATATTACAACATGCCCTGTATTCACATCAACTAACACAATATGGATTGCAGCACCCTGTTCCCCCTCTACTTTTCCTCCTGTGAATAGGGGGAGAGACAACCTGGACCTAAATTGCAGCTGCAAGTTTCGTCCGTCCGGTCCCTCAATTCTTCTAGGAGAAGACCTATAATACCAAGTGCAATGATGGAAATTCTTGCAAAGAGCAAAAAGTGTAAGGACGAAGAAACGAGAAATACATTAGCAAAAGGTGCACATTACTGCAGGGAAAACCAATTAATGAAGCAACATTAGTTGGCTACGGAATTAGGTGATGACACCGAAGAAATCATATCGAACATATTTCCGCTAATACTTTAGTCTGAGAACCCTTTCTCAGGTATCCTAATGCGACTAACAATTTGTTAAGAAAAATGGAGTCAAAGACGCATAAGGACACGAAAAATACATAGCAATGGAATACCATCAATATGAGAAGCAAATTATCTGCAGTATGCAGACTGGCATTTTGTCAATATTTAAAGATATCTCAGACCTTCCATTAATTCGAGCAGGTCCCAACTTTGCCAAAGCGCGTTCCACTTCCTCACTAACCTGTTTACCACCACTTGCAGTATCAGACATTATAAATCCAATTACATACACATTGCTTAAAATCAAGGTACAGTATTCAGAACTTAACTAGG contains the following coding sequences:
- the LOC131334939 gene encoding calmodulin-binding protein 60 B-like isoform X4, which translates into the protein MQTRYMERTNSMRGKRSLDGGGGDDDDEQPERKRPALASVIVEALKVDSLQKLCSSLEPILRRVVSEEVERALAKLGPARINGRSSPRRIEGPDGRNLQLQFRSRLSLPLFTGGKVEGEQGAAIHIVLVDVNTGHVVISGNESSVKLDVVVLEGDFNNEDDEGWIQEEFESHVVKEREGKRPLLTGDLQVTLKEGVGTLGELTFTDNSSWIRSRKFRLGLKVATGFCEGMRIREAKTEAFTVKDHRGELYKKHYPPTFNDEVWRLEKIGKDGSFHKRLNKAGIFSVEDFLRLVVRDSQKLRNILGSGMSNKMWDALIEHAKTCVLGGKLYVYYPDDSRYAGVVFNNIYELSGLISGEQFFSADSLSDTQKVDVDTLVKKAYDNWNQVVEYDGKSLLSVKQNKRSSRNELPMGPVDYPNALDNQLTQPRLPGSIPSEQTLMDSSLLIGGYNDNLATRYPSQFLNSNSRSQFDSSLFPLHDQQISPTHQIQNNSFDNKGGLALGPSQLSTSFQTIGSSVHHSNINPFDEWSNNRDKGATSEFMSEEEIRIRSHEMLENEDMQHLLRLFSMGGHASVSGPEDGYSFPSYMPSPSPFGFEEDRNRSGKAVVGWLKIKAAMRWGFFIRKKAAERRAQLVELDDE
- the LOC131334939 gene encoding calmodulin-binding protein 60 B-like isoform X2 — translated: MQTRYMERTNSMRGKRSLDGGGGDDDDEQPERKRPALASVIVEALKVDSLQKLCSSLEPILRRVVSEEVERALAKLGPARINGRSSPRRIEGPDGRNLQLQFRSRLSLPLFTGGKVEGEQGAAIHIVLVDVNTGHVVISGNESSVKLDVVVLEGDFNNEDDEGWIQEEFESHVVKEREGKRPLLTGDLQVTLKEGVGTLGELTFTDNSSWIRSRKFRLGLKVATGFCEGMRIREAKTEAFTVKDHRGELYKKHYPPTFNDEVWRLEKIGKDGSFHKRLNKAGIFSVEDFLRLVVRDSQKLRNILGSGMSNKMWDALIEHAKTCVLGGKLYVYYPDDSRYAGVVFNNIYELSGLISGEQFFSADSLSDTQKVDVDTLVKKAYDNWNQVVEYDGKSLLSVKQNKRSSRNELPMGPVDYPNALDNQLTQPRLPGSIPSEQTLMDSSLLIGASGYNDNLATRYPSQFLNSNSRSQFDSSLFPLHDQQISPTHQIQNNSFDNKGGLALGPSQLSTSFQTIGSSVHHSNINPFDEWSNNRDKGATSEFMSEEEIRIRSHEMLENEDMQHLLRLFSMGGHASVSGPEDGYSFPSYMPSPSPFGFEEDRNRSGKAVVGWLKIKAAMRWGFFIRKKAAERRAQLVELDDE
- the LOC131334939 gene encoding calmodulin-binding protein 60 B-like isoform X1; amino-acid sequence: MQTRYMERTNSMRGKRSLDGGGGDDDDEQPERKRPALASVIVEALKVDSLQKLCSSLEPILRRVVSEEVERALAKLGPARINGRSSPRRIEGPDGRNLQLQFRSRLSLPLFTGGKVEGEQGAAIHIVLVDVNTGHVVISGNESSVKLDVVVLEGDFNNEDDEGWIQEEFESHVVKEREGKRPLLTGDLQVTLKEGVGTLGELTFTDNSSWIRSRKFRLGLKVATGFCEGMRIREAKTEAFTVKDHRGELYKKHYPPTFNDEVWRLEKIGKDGSFHKRLNKAGIFSVEDFLRLVVRDSQKLRNILGSGMSNKMWDALIEHAKTCVLGGKLYVYYPDDSRYAGVVFNNIYELSGLISGEQFFSADSLSDTQKVYVDTLVKKAYDNWNQVVEYDGKSLLSVKQNKRSSRNELPMGPVDYPNALDNQLTQPRLPGSIPSEQTLMDSSLLIGASGYNDNLATRYPSQFLNSNSRSQFDSSLFPLHDQQISPTHQIQNNSFDNKGGLALGPSQLSTSFQTIGSSVHHSNINPFDEWSNNRDKGATSEFMSEEEIRIRSHEMLENEDMQHLLRLFSMGGHASVSGPEDGYSFPSYMPSPSPFGFEEDRNRSGKAVVGWLKIKAAMRWGFFIRKKAAERRAQLVELDDE
- the LOC131334939 gene encoding calmodulin-binding protein 60 B-like isoform X3, which translates into the protein MQTRYMERTNSMRGKRSLDGGGGDDDDEQPERKRPALASVIVEALKVDSLQKLCSSLEPILRRVVSEEVERALAKLGPARINGRSSPRRIEGPDGRNLQLQFRSRLSLPLFTGGKVEGEQGAAIHIVLVDVNTGHVVISGNESSVKLDVVVLEGDFNNEDDEGWIQEEFESHVVKEREGKRPLLTGDLQVTLKEGVGTLGELTFTDNSSWIRSRKFRLGLKVATGFCEGMRIREAKTEAFTVKDHRGELYKKHYPPTFNDEVWRLEKIGKDGSFHKRLNKAGIFSVEDFLRLVVRDSQKLRNILGSGMSNKMWDALIEHAKTCVLGGKLYVYYPDDSRYAGVVFNNIYELSGLISGEQFFSADSLSDTQKVYVDTLVKKAYDNWNQVVEYDGKSLLSVKQNKRSSRNELPMGPVDYPNALDNQLTQPRLPGSIPSEQTLMDSSLLIGGYNDNLATRYPSQFLNSNSRSQFDSSLFPLHDQQISPTHQIQNNSFDNKGGLALGPSQLSTSFQTIGSSVHHSNINPFDEWSNNRDKGATSEFMSEEEIRIRSHEMLENEDMQHLLRLFSMGGHASVSGPEDGYSFPSYMPSPSPFGFEEDRNRSGKAVVGWLKIKAAMRWGFFIRKKAAERRAQLVELDDE